One stretch of Paenibacillus sp. FSL R5-0341 DNA includes these proteins:
- a CDS encoding AraC family transcriptional regulator yields MITYMFKNNHFQELQLLHYGTEACTPGHHFGPAMRDYYKIHYILNGKGTFEVGGKTYTLHKGQGFLIVPHSVVHYEADQDDPWEYSWVAFQGSNSSSFLQQACLSEHHPIFELGNEDDEMRSCLHRMINSRHTHKGWEISMTGLLYQFFSILIDQANADHLQPMPDYSKETYVTQVMDFIEMNYANAITVQSIAAHVGLQRSYLCSLFKDQMGSSIQSYLVHYRMRRAAELTLDPGLTIGDIARSVGYTDQLLFSKMFKKVMGEAPTYYRKHKTAPSQLSC; encoded by the coding sequence TTGATTACGTATATGTTCAAGAACAATCATTTTCAGGAGCTTCAGCTCCTTCATTATGGCACGGAAGCCTGTACACCAGGTCACCACTTTGGCCCTGCCATGAGAGACTACTACAAAATTCATTATATTTTGAATGGCAAAGGCACCTTCGAAGTTGGTGGCAAAACGTACACCCTGCACAAAGGTCAAGGTTTTCTGATTGTTCCGCATTCCGTCGTACATTACGAAGCAGATCAGGATGACCCTTGGGAATACAGCTGGGTTGCTTTTCAAGGCAGCAATAGTTCTTCCTTTTTACAGCAGGCCTGTCTGTCGGAGCATCACCCGATCTTTGAGCTGGGCAATGAGGATGACGAGATGCGATCCTGCCTGCACCGAATGATTAATTCGCGGCATACCCATAAAGGCTGGGAGATTAGCATGACTGGTTTGCTGTATCAATTCTTCTCTATTTTAATTGATCAGGCCAATGCAGATCATCTTCAACCCATGCCGGATTATTCGAAGGAAACGTACGTAACGCAGGTAATGGACTTTATTGAAATGAACTATGCCAATGCCATTACCGTTCAATCCATCGCGGCCCATGTCGGTTTGCAGCGCAGTTACCTGTGCTCTCTCTTCAAGGACCAGATGGGAAGCAGCATCCAGTCGTATCTGGTCCATTATCGGATGCGCAGGGCAGCTGAACTGACGCTTGATCCCGGTCTGACCATTGGTGATATTGCCCGTTCTGTGGGCTACACCGATCAATTGCTGTTCTCCAAAATGTTCAAAAAAGTGATGGGCGAAGCTCCCACCTACTACCGCAAACATAAAACAGCACCCTCCCAGTTAAGTTGTTAA
- a CDS encoding AI-2E family transporter: MFKGNTFVRFSIALALILVNIYLLSRVSFIFQPLVTMITVITVPMMLSVFFYYLLRPLVNYMEKKKINRTLSILLIYLVIAILGVFFIIGLWPSLREQLINLVDNAPNLLNSLSEQLRELEQNGAIQALFPEGSTPLSQITEYINKGFNFVTNYVSGFFSLVSSFAIILFTLPILLFYMLLQGEKFGRKLAHIAPKRFQNDSREVVLEIDQALSGFIVGRVLVNLALGVLMYIGFLIIGLPYALLLTVIAVIMNFVPFIGAIVSSVPIVIMGLVVSPSVAIWSLIIILVAQQIQDNLVAPYVFGKKLDIHPLTTIILVLGAGDLGGIIAILIIIPVYMIVKILLVRIYNMFFKDKWQNA; this comes from the coding sequence TTGTTCAAAGGAAATACGTTTGTCAGGTTCAGTATTGCACTGGCTCTGATATTGGTTAATATCTATTTATTATCACGTGTGAGCTTCATCTTTCAGCCGCTCGTTACCATGATCACGGTAATCACCGTGCCGATGATGTTATCGGTGTTCTTTTATTATCTGCTAAGGCCGCTCGTGAATTATATGGAGAAAAAGAAAATAAATCGCACGTTAAGTATTTTGCTAATCTATCTGGTTATTGCTATTCTGGGTGTGTTCTTCATCATTGGATTATGGCCATCGTTACGTGAGCAGCTCATCAACCTGGTCGATAACGCACCGAATCTACTTAATTCATTAAGTGAACAACTGAGAGAGCTGGAGCAGAATGGTGCGATTCAAGCCTTGTTCCCGGAGGGATCTACACCTTTATCTCAGATCACGGAGTATATCAACAAAGGATTTAACTTTGTGACCAACTATGTAAGTGGATTTTTCTCACTCGTGTCCAGTTTTGCGATTATCTTGTTTACATTACCGATCCTTTTGTTCTATATGCTGTTACAAGGTGAGAAATTCGGCCGTAAACTGGCACATATCGCTCCAAAACGTTTCCAAAATGACAGCCGTGAAGTCGTGCTTGAGATTGATCAGGCGCTGAGTGGTTTTATTGTGGGAAGAGTCTTGGTGAATCTGGCGCTGGGTGTACTGATGTATATCGGTTTCCTGATCATTGGACTGCCGTACGCATTACTGCTCACGGTAATCGCGGTCATCATGAACTTTGTTCCGTTTATCGGAGCGATTGTGTCGTCCGTGCCTATTGTGATCATGGGTCTCGTGGTATCGCCATCGGTTGCCATCTGGTCTCTGATTATTATTCTCGTCGCCCAGCAGATTCAGGACAACCTGGTTGCACCCTACGTATTTGGTAAAAAACTCGATATTCACCCGCTAACGACGATTATTCTGGTTTTGGGTGCAGGGGACCTCGGTGGAATTATTGCCATCCTAATTATTATTCCGGTGTATATGATTGTTAAAATTCTTTTGGTTCGAATCTACAACATGTTCTTCAAGGACAAATGGCAGAATGCATAG
- a CDS encoding acyl--CoA ligase — MNFEQWISPESYNLTSEMENHPSDRIALRWLSDQRELEEITYGDLFKQANRLAGGLRELGLEKGDRVLVMVPRRIIAYVIYIACLKLGIAVIPSSEMLRAKDLEYRLRHSEARAVIVWSETTSEVEKMDADLPSLAHRIVASPNGEVGVPAEGWVNVHQLMQNQPDEMAAVETHRDDTAILAYTSGTTGNPKGVVHSHGWGYAHLRIASSLWLDIQPSDTVWATAAPGWQKWIWSPFLSVLGRGATGLVYNGSFQPKRYLELMQEHQINVLCCTPTEYRLMAKADDLGHYDLSHLRSAVSAGEPLNQEVIEIFQRHFDLTIRDGYGQTESTLLIGSLKDAPVRIGSMGQSITPGLIEIIDEEGQPVPAGEVGDIAVHKEMPALFRSYYQDEGRKEASQRGDYFVTGDRARKDEEGYFWFEGRSDDIIISSGYTIGPFEVEEALMKHASVKECAVVASPDEIRGNIVKAFVVLRDDSLASPELMRELQHHVKEITAPYKYPRKIEFVTDLPKTNSGKIRRIELREQEKRNS, encoded by the coding sequence TTGAACTTTGAACAGTGGATTTCGCCTGAAAGCTATAACCTGACATCCGAGATGGAAAATCATCCATCAGACCGGATTGCACTTAGATGGCTCAGCGATCAACGGGAATTGGAAGAGATCACGTACGGTGATTTATTCAAGCAGGCGAATCGTCTTGCTGGAGGTTTGCGTGAACTTGGACTAGAGAAGGGTGATCGGGTGTTGGTCATGGTACCACGCCGTATTATTGCCTATGTTATTTACATTGCTTGTCTGAAATTGGGGATTGCCGTTATTCCTTCCTCCGAGATGTTACGGGCCAAAGATCTTGAATATCGTCTGCGTCACTCTGAGGCGCGGGCTGTTATTGTATGGTCCGAGACGACCTCGGAAGTGGAAAAGATGGACGCAGATCTGCCATCACTGGCACATCGCATCGTGGCATCACCGAATGGTGAAGTCGGCGTACCTGCTGAAGGTTGGGTCAATGTGCATCAGTTAATGCAAAATCAACCCGATGAGATGGCTGCGGTGGAGACTCATCGTGATGATACGGCTATTCTTGCTTATACTTCGGGCACAACAGGTAATCCCAAAGGAGTTGTACATAGCCACGGTTGGGGATATGCCCACCTGCGGATCGCTTCTTCATTATGGTTGGATATTCAACCTTCAGATACCGTATGGGCAACGGCTGCACCTGGCTGGCAAAAATGGATCTGGAGCCCATTCCTGTCGGTACTCGGAAGAGGCGCGACTGGACTGGTCTACAATGGATCATTCCAGCCCAAGCGTTACCTGGAACTGATGCAGGAACATCAAATTAATGTCCTTTGCTGTACACCAACGGAATATCGGTTGATGGCCAAAGCCGATGATCTTGGACATTATGACCTGTCTCATCTGCGCAGTGCCGTGTCAGCGGGCGAACCGCTCAATCAGGAAGTCATTGAAATCTTCCAACGTCACTTTGATCTGACTATTCGAGACGGATATGGACAGACCGAGAGCACGTTGTTAATCGGCAGTCTCAAAGATGCGCCTGTGCGAATTGGCTCCATGGGTCAGTCGATTACACCTGGATTGATTGAAATTATTGACGAAGAGGGACAACCTGTTCCTGCGGGTGAAGTGGGAGATATCGCGGTGCACAAAGAGATGCCAGCTTTGTTCCGGTCCTATTATCAGGATGAGGGACGGAAGGAAGCGAGTCAGCGTGGCGATTATTTTGTAACAGGAGACCGTGCACGTAAAGACGAAGAAGGTTACTTCTGGTTTGAAGGCCGCAGTGACGATATCATCATCAGTTCGGGTTATACGATTGGACCATTCGAGGTGGAAGAAGCACTCATGAAACACGCCAGTGTGAAGGAATGCGCGGTGGTTGCAAGTCCGGACGAGATCCGCGGCAATATTGTCAAAGCTTTTGTCGTGCTGAGAGACGACTCACTGGCTTCACCGGAATTAATGCGTGAATTGCAGCACCACGTCAAGGAAATCACAGCACCTTATAAATATCCACGCAAGATCGAATTTGTTACGGATCTGCCGAAGACAAACTCCGGTAAAATCCGCCGGATCGAACTGCGCGAACAAGAAAAACGAAATAGTTAG
- a CDS encoding GyrI-like domain-containing protein, translating to MQMYIETLPSYRLAYVRQVGPYGPANAQAMNTLKQWADKKQLLNESATLLGIPQDDPASTPPEKCRYDACIVIAEFERLEDDSIEFGELSGGDYLICKVKHTAEDIQQAWNVIIPHLQTSGYRMDNKPVIERYRWELLHEHWCEICVPVRPE from the coding sequence ATGCAAATGTATATCGAAACCCTCCCGTCATATCGTCTCGCTTATGTTCGACAAGTTGGTCCTTACGGTCCAGCCAATGCTCAAGCGATGAATACGCTGAAACAATGGGCAGACAAAAAACAATTGCTTAACGAATCAGCAACATTACTGGGTATCCCTCAAGATGACCCAGCGAGCACACCTCCCGAAAAATGTAGATATGATGCCTGTATTGTTATTGCCGAATTCGAACGTCTGGAAGATGATTCTATTGAGTTTGGAGAATTATCAGGTGGAGATTATCTCATCTGTAAAGTGAAGCACACCGCAGAAGATATTCAGCAGGCATGGAATGTAATCATACCCCATTTACAAACAAGTGGTTATCGGATGGACAACAAGCCGGTAATAGAACGATATCGTTGGGAACTACTCCATGAGCATTGGTGCGAAATATGTGTGCCTGTAAGACCTGAGTAA
- a CDS encoding aldo/keto reductase, producing MPYTASEQRYDEMKYVRSGKSGIRLPQIALGLWQNFGGNRTLDIQEEMILRAFDLGINHFDLANNYGPPPGSAEENFGVIYKKHLRPYRDELLISSKAGYHMWSGPYGEWGSRKNLIASLDQSLGRMGLDYVDIFYHHRPDPDTPLEETMTALDHIVRQGKALYVGLSNYNAEQTQEAVTILRRLGTPCLVHQPNYSMLNRWIEDGLQDVLDEQGVGSIAFCPLGRGQLTNKYVDKIKEERANPTGNLKKEAYTDERIAKFDALQAVAERRGQTISQLALNWILRGNRVTSALIGASRVSQIEENVAALQAPDLTTEELNEIESILDGMGNYPW from the coding sequence ATGCCCTATACTGCGAGTGAACAACGATATGATGAGATGAAATATGTACGTTCCGGTAAATCCGGAATCAGACTGCCGCAAATTGCGCTGGGTTTATGGCAGAACTTTGGTGGCAACCGTACATTGGATATTCAGGAAGAGATGATTTTGCGTGCCTTCGACCTCGGAATTAACCATTTCGATCTGGCGAATAACTACGGTCCACCTCCAGGCTCAGCGGAAGAGAACTTTGGCGTGATTTACAAAAAACATCTGCGTCCTTACCGGGATGAGCTGCTCATCTCGTCCAAGGCAGGCTACCATATGTGGAGTGGACCTTACGGCGAATGGGGCTCCCGCAAAAATCTGATTGCCAGTCTCGATCAAAGTCTTGGTCGGATGGGACTGGATTATGTAGACATTTTCTATCATCACCGTCCAGATCCGGATACACCATTGGAAGAAACGATGACGGCGCTGGATCATATCGTACGCCAAGGTAAAGCACTGTATGTGGGCTTGTCCAATTATAATGCAGAACAGACACAAGAAGCGGTGACCATTCTTCGTCGTCTGGGTACGCCATGTCTGGTTCATCAGCCAAACTACTCGATGCTGAATCGCTGGATTGAAGACGGTTTGCAAGACGTACTGGATGAGCAAGGCGTAGGCTCCATAGCGTTCTGTCCGCTTGGCCGCGGTCAGTTGACCAATAAATATGTCGACAAGATCAAGGAAGAACGAGCCAACCCAACTGGCAATTTGAAAAAAGAAGCATACACGGACGAACGGATTGCCAAGTTCGATGCACTTCAGGCGGTTGCCGAGCGAAGAGGTCAAACTATCTCCCAACTGGCTCTGAACTGGATCTTGCGTGGTAACCGTGTAACTTCCGCACTGATTGGTGCAAGCCGTGTGTCCCAGATCGAAGAAAACGTAGCTGCGCTACAGGCACCGGATCTGACGACGGAAGAGCTCAATGAAATTGAGAGCATTTTGGACGGCATGGGTAATTATCCTTGGTAA
- a CDS encoding HAMP domain-containing sensor histidine kinase encodes MKRPWKAREKRLLQTSLTLDFLLFNFFLLLLVLIVYLMVSLDVVDFRISDQVVDPDLNVEAHVYVAELENEFYSGGGSVSKDKDTEIQRLKDSGGWIEILDANRTVIRHVGDKQDAFTQYSEADLYAGLENRSDQPYYYSITPFSTDGAAAYVLLKIPRDLVSVRINDNQLITNLKHPLSFYIMIGIGLVLSLIFVYSYWVARRIKKPLSILSSGLTQMIQGNYSTRMSISAEREFVQIGETFNYMADVIENTSAEKRYAEESKQRLIVDLSHDLKTPITSIQGYAQALVEGRGEDKDRQQRYLGYIYNKSVQVARMIQNMLELLKVDSPDFRMHIQRREIGEFVREIMADTYGEIEQKQFVLHVLVPDQEIYARYDPELLSRVIQNLITNALSYNPPGTEMRVELIPLHTHVVIEVADTGVGIPQELWSTIFDPFVRGDEARTATGGTGLGLSIARRNTEKMGGRLILSRRGRETTVFTIEIPN; translated from the coding sequence TTGAAGCGCCCATGGAAAGCTAGAGAAAAAAGACTGTTGCAGACATCCCTGACACTGGACTTCTTGCTGTTCAACTTCTTTTTACTGTTACTGGTATTGATCGTGTACCTTATGGTGTCACTGGATGTCGTGGATTTTCGTATATCGGATCAGGTGGTTGATCCGGATTTGAATGTCGAAGCCCATGTGTACGTGGCAGAGCTGGAGAACGAATTTTACTCCGGTGGGGGTTCGGTATCGAAAGATAAAGACACCGAGATTCAACGTCTCAAGGACAGCGGTGGCTGGATTGAGATACTGGATGCGAATCGCACCGTCATTCGTCATGTAGGAGATAAGCAAGATGCGTTCACCCAATACAGTGAAGCCGATCTGTATGCTGGATTGGAGAATCGGAGTGACCAGCCGTACTATTACTCCATCACTCCGTTTTCGACAGATGGAGCGGCAGCGTATGTGTTGCTGAAGATCCCGCGTGATCTGGTCAGCGTAAGGATTAATGATAATCAATTGATTACCAATCTGAAGCACCCGTTATCTTTTTACATTATGATTGGCATCGGTTTAGTGTTGTCATTGATCTTTGTCTATAGCTATTGGGTCGCACGGAGAATCAAAAAACCACTCAGCATTCTCTCCTCGGGTCTTACGCAGATGATTCAGGGAAATTATAGTACACGGATGTCGATCTCGGCCGAGAGAGAGTTTGTCCAGATTGGTGAGACCTTTAACTACATGGCGGACGTCATTGAGAACACCTCTGCGGAGAAACGTTATGCAGAAGAGAGTAAACAGCGACTGATTGTAGACTTATCACATGATCTGAAGACACCGATAACATCTATACAGGGATACGCGCAGGCATTGGTGGAAGGACGTGGGGAAGACAAGGACAGGCAGCAACGATATCTGGGATATATCTATAACAAGTCCGTTCAAGTTGCACGCATGATACAGAATATGCTGGAGCTGCTCAAGGTGGATTCGCCCGATTTCCGCATGCATATTCAGAGAAGAGAAATTGGAGAATTCGTGCGCGAGATTATGGCAGATACGTATGGGGAGATTGAACAAAAACAGTTTGTCCTTCACGTACTTGTTCCTGATCAGGAGATCTACGCGAGGTATGATCCCGAGCTGTTATCCAGAGTCATTCAGAATCTGATTACCAATGCTCTGTCTTATAATCCGCCCGGAACAGAAATGCGCGTGGAACTCATTCCGCTTCATACCCATGTGGTAATTGAAGTGGCAGATACCGGAGTGGGCATACCCCAAGAACTGTGGTCAACGATCTTTGACCCGTTTGTACGAGGGGATGAGGCGCGGACAGCGACCGGAGGCACCGGACTTGGTTTGTCCATCGCACGACGTAATACGGAGAAAATGGGCGGACGGCTGATCCTTTCCCGGCGTGGGCGAGAGACCACCGTGTTTACCATTGAGATTCCAAATTAA
- a CDS encoding Asp23/Gls24 family envelope stress response protein has translation MSEIIEKPYNEPEYIAPQSVQMGTIHISNDVLSKIVGMAAQSTNGVSSMSVGLTEGIAKSISGKSLQKGIDVHVKDDQATIQLRINIQYGNKMHEVCRELQHNVQQAVEQLAGVMVNEIKVQVVGVSMPETV, from the coding sequence ATGTCTGAAATTATCGAAAAACCATACAATGAACCTGAATATATCGCACCTCAATCTGTTCAAATGGGTACCATTCACATCTCGAACGATGTGCTGTCCAAGATCGTGGGGATGGCCGCGCAGAGCACGAATGGTGTATCCTCCATGTCCGTGGGACTGACTGAAGGCATTGCCAAGAGCATCAGTGGCAAAAGTCTGCAAAAAGGGATTGATGTGCACGTCAAAGACGATCAGGCCACCATTCAGCTGCGCATCAACATTCAATATGGCAACAAGATGCACGAGGTTTGCCGTGAACTTCAACATAATGTTCAACAGGCTGTAGAACAATTAGCTGGCGTTATGGTCAATGAAATTAAAGTACAAGTCGTCGGCGTATCCATGCCGGAAACGGTATAA
- a CDS encoding aminopeptidase, whose protein sequence is MSQFEQTFEKSLEQYAELVVKVGVNIQKGQDLLVTAPIETLEFTRLIVQKAYAAGANYVQVDFDDDNITRSRFEHGSNDSFDYYPAWKADMMEKFAEAGGATLTIKVPDPELYNGIDSDSVSRATKAAAQARKGYAKYTRNHEISWCLIKAPTKAWANKVFADIPEEDRINVMWETIFKMNRVDGGDAVQNWREHLDTLNTMSDLLNKKNYKSLHYRAPGTDLKIELVHNHIWGGGGSENKQGVYTVANMPTEEVFTMPKRSGVNGYVSSTMPLNLNGQLVDQMRITFKDGQVVAFTAASGEEHLKNLFATDEGARYLGEVALVPHDSPISNLNRIFYNTGIDENASCHLAVGSAYPFNMKDGTTMSNEELLKHECNVSLTHVDFMIGSAELDIDGELQDGTIEPVFRKGNWAF, encoded by the coding sequence ATGAGTCAATTTGAACAAACCTTTGAAAAGTCATTGGAACAATACGCAGAACTGGTTGTCAAAGTCGGCGTAAATATTCAAAAAGGACAGGATCTGCTCGTAACCGCTCCTATCGAAACACTTGAATTCACACGTCTGATTGTGCAAAAAGCTTATGCGGCTGGTGCGAACTATGTACAAGTGGACTTTGATGACGACAATATTACCCGCAGTCGTTTTGAGCATGGCTCCAATGACAGCTTCGACTACTATCCGGCGTGGAAGGCGGATATGATGGAGAAGTTTGCAGAAGCAGGCGGCGCTACCCTGACAATCAAAGTTCCAGATCCTGAACTGTATAACGGTATTGATTCGGACAGCGTTTCCCGGGCAACGAAAGCGGCTGCTCAGGCACGTAAAGGGTACGCAAAATATACACGTAACCATGAAATTAGCTGGTGTCTGATCAAGGCACCAACCAAGGCTTGGGCGAACAAAGTGTTTGCCGACATTCCGGAAGAAGACCGTATCAACGTGATGTGGGAAACCATCTTCAAAATGAACCGTGTCGATGGCGGGGATGCTGTACAAAATTGGAGAGAGCATCTGGATACCTTGAATACCATGAGTGATCTCCTGAACAAGAAGAACTATAAGAGCCTGCATTACCGTGCGCCAGGTACTGACCTGAAAATTGAACTGGTCCACAACCACATCTGGGGTGGCGGTGGTAGTGAAAATAAACAAGGCGTATACACAGTCGCTAATATGCCGACTGAAGAAGTATTCACCATGCCGAAGCGCAGCGGAGTGAATGGGTATGTTAGCAGCACCATGCCTTTGAACCTGAACGGGCAACTGGTAGATCAGATGAGAATCACATTTAAGGATGGACAGGTTGTAGCGTTTACGGCGGCATCTGGCGAAGAGCATCTGAAGAACCTGTTTGCTACCGATGAAGGAGCGCGTTATCTGGGTGAAGTGGCACTCGTACCGCATGACTCCCCAATCTCCAACCTGAATCGCATTTTCTACAATACGGGTATTGACGAAAATGCATCCTGCCATTTGGCTGTGGGCAGCGCTTATCCATTCAACATGAAAGATGGCACAACGATGTCTAACGAAGAGTTACTGAAGCATGAGTGCAATGTGAGCTTGACCCACGTCGATTTCATGATCGGTTCCGCAGAGCTGGATATCGACGGTGAGTTACAAGACGGTACAATTGAGCCGGTATTCCGTAAAGGCAACTGGGCATTTTAA
- a CDS encoding 4-hydroxyphenylacetate 3-hydroxylase N-terminal domain-containing protein has translation MSITMSRGQAYIQRLNDERNVWLDGERIRVTQHQAFQGTLQTIEGLFNLVDDPETRETVAYWDEQTGSYVHRSFLVPRSHLDVNSRAEAFRLWSERTYGVMSRLSDYARSRLTGWYATRHEMTAHDPAFAGKISAYFEQAKRKDVFLTIVQRDPQINRSLPVGEDEDAMLRIVKSNTEGVVIRGAKMVATAAPYADDIIAYPVQRIPSHLPELAHMVIVAADSPGLHMMCRESFATKDTDQSHPLSAQYDEMDAVLFFDDVFVPWERVLLHNNPEAVWQIRCNTASASLAYHQSVIRLHSKLEFITAVTSAIAKEIGVDAFLNVQEQLGELISQMQTIEGLIVAAEAQSKSDTFGNWLPEFKYIETARNLGNRYYPRAVEILKTIAAGGLIQIPSGTFEMNEMMGSMMGKYLGGVTMQAPEKIRLFQLAWELTGSPLGARHDLYERFYAGDPVRNRASQYVQYDKQRLSLKVEPWLRSGKE, from the coding sequence TTACCCAGCATCAGGCCTTTCAGGGAACACTTCAAACGATAGAAGGATTGTTTAATCTGGTGGATGACCCGGAGACAAGGGAAACCGTGGCCTATTGGGACGAACAGACGGGAAGTTATGTACATCGCTCTTTTCTTGTACCCCGTTCACATCTCGACGTGAATAGCAGAGCGGAGGCTTTTCGGCTTTGGTCTGAGCGGACGTATGGGGTGATGAGCCGATTGTCTGATTATGCTCGTTCCCGCCTGACCGGCTGGTATGCAACACGACATGAGATGACAGCACATGATCCTGCATTTGCAGGTAAAATATCGGCTTATTTTGAACAAGCCAAACGAAAAGATGTATTCCTGACCATTGTCCAGCGCGACCCCCAGATTAACCGTTCCTTGCCTGTTGGTGAAGACGAGGATGCCATGCTGCGGATTGTCAAAAGCAATACGGAGGGCGTAGTCATTCGCGGGGCCAAAATGGTGGCAACAGCAGCGCCTTATGCAGATGATATTATTGCTTATCCCGTTCAACGAATTCCGTCCCACCTGCCAGAGCTGGCCCATATGGTGATTGTAGCTGCGGACAGTCCGGGCTTACACATGATGTGTCGTGAATCTTTTGCCACAAAAGATACAGATCAATCACATCCACTCAGTGCGCAGTACGATGAGATGGATGCCGTGTTATTTTTTGACGATGTATTTGTGCCCTGGGAACGTGTATTGCTGCACAATAACCCTGAAGCCGTATGGCAGATTCGCTGTAATACAGCTTCGGCCAGTCTGGCCTATCATCAGAGCGTCATTCGTTTGCACTCAAAACTGGAGTTCATTACAGCCGTGACCTCAGCCATTGCCAAGGAGATTGGGGTGGACGCTTTCCTGAATGTACAGGAACAGCTCGGAGAGCTGATCAGTCAGATGCAGACCATCGAGGGATTGATTGTTGCTGCTGAAGCTCAGTCCAAGTCGGATACATTCGGCAACTGGTTGCCGGAATTCAAATATATTGAAACTGCCCGTAATCTGGGCAATCGGTATTATCCCCGCGCTGTGGAAATATTAAAGACGATTGCTGCGGGTGGTCTGATTCAGATTCCTTCAGGTACGTTTGAGATGAATGAAATGATGGGCTCCATGATGGGAAAATACCTTGGCGGAGTAACGATGCAAGCCCCGGAGAAGATTCGTCTCTTTCAACTGGCGTGGGAGCTAACAGGAAGTCCACTCGGAGCCAGGCATGACCTGTATGAACGCTTCTATGCGGGTGATCCCGTGCGCAACCGGGCGAGCCAATATGTGCAGTATGACAAACAACGTTTATCGCTGAAAGTTGAACCTTGGCTTCGTTCCGGTAAGGAATGA
- a CDS encoding response regulator transcription factor, translating into MRYTVLIADDEPEIVELLQLYLEKDYTIKTAVNGAEALQCIRSTQIDLVILDIMMPVMDGLQLIKQIRATHHMPVLFLSAKSQDHDKILGLGLGADDYIAKPFNPLEIVARVEALLRRVNHFDAAEVPAAKEQNLVLGDLTLDRSQCILFRSGSPVTLTSTEYKIMELLLDQPGRVFTRKKIYEAVWGDYYAHEDSTIMVHISNIREKIERDSRQPEYLKTIRGLGYKIEAPMES; encoded by the coding sequence ATGAGATACACCGTATTAATTGCAGATGACGAACCAGAGATTGTGGAACTGCTTCAGCTCTATCTGGAGAAGGACTATACCATTAAGACTGCGGTGAATGGAGCCGAGGCGTTACAATGTATACGTTCTACACAGATCGATCTGGTCATACTGGACATCATGATGCCTGTGATGGATGGGTTGCAGTTGATCAAACAGATCCGGGCTACACATCACATGCCTGTTCTGTTCCTATCCGCCAAAAGTCAGGATCACGATAAAATCCTTGGACTGGGACTTGGGGCAGATGATTATATAGCGAAGCCATTCAACCCGCTTGAGATTGTCGCCAGGGTAGAGGCATTGCTCAGAAGAGTCAATCATTTTGATGCAGCGGAGGTTCCCGCAGCGAAAGAACAGAATCTGGTATTAGGTGATCTGACCCTGGATCGATCCCAATGTATCCTTTTTCGTTCAGGAAGTCCTGTAACATTGACCTCTACAGAGTATAAAATCATGGAATTGTTGCTCGATCAGCCTGGCCGAGTGTTCACCCGTAAAAAAATATACGAAGCGGTCTGGGGCGACTATTATGCGCACGAGGACAGCACGATTATGGTACATATCAGCAACATTCGGGAGAAGATCGAGCGTGACTCCAGACAACCGGAATATCTCAAAACGATAAGGGGACTGGGATACAAAATTGAAGCGCCCATGGAAAGCTAG